The proteins below come from a single Jaculus jaculus isolate mJacJac1 chromosome 12, mJacJac1.mat.Y.cur, whole genome shotgun sequence genomic window:
- the Fbxo25 gene encoding F-box only protein 25 isoform X4 translates to MPFLGQDWRSPGWSWIKTEDGWKRCDSCNQELRSENNQCTVNHSIILNSGEEEIFSNKECEYASKKRKKDHFGNDTTAQSFYREKWIYVHKESTKERHGYCTLGEAFNRLDFSSAIQDIRRFTYVVKLLQLIAKSQLTSLSGVAQKNYFNILDKIVQKVLDDHQNPRLIKDLLQDLSSTLCILVRGVGKSVLVGNINIWSCRLETVLSWQQQLQNLQMTKVNTGLTLSDLPLHMLNNILYRFSDGWDIVTLGQVTPTLSILSEDRRLWKKLCQYHFAEKQFCRHLILSEKGHIEWKLMYFTLQKYYPTKEQYGDTLHFCRHCSILFWKDSGHPCTAADPDSCFMPVSPQHFIDLFKF, encoded by the exons ATGCCATTTCTGGGTCAGGACTGGAGATCCCCTGGATGGAGCTGGATTAAAACTGAGGATGGCTGGAAAAGGTGTGACTCCTGTAATCAGGAGCTCAGAAGTGAGAACAACCAGTGTACCGTCAACCATAGCAT tATATTAAATAGTGGAGAAGAAGAAATATTCAGTAATAAAGAATGTGAATATGcatccaaaaagagaaaaaaggaccATTTTGGAAATGATACTACTGCTCAAA GTTTTTATCGTGAAAAGTGGATTTATGTCCATAAAGAAAGCACAAAAGAA AGGCACGGCTACTGCACCCTGGGAGAAGCCTTCAACCGGCTCGACTTTTCAAGTGCCATTCAAGATATCCGAAGGTTCACGTACGTGGTCAAA CTGTTGCAGCTAATTGCAAAATCCCAGTTAACTTCACTGAGTGGTGTAGCACAGAAGAATTACTTCAACATTTTGGATAAAATCGTTCAGAAGG ttctTGATGACCACCAGAATCCTCGCCTCATCAAAGACCTTCTCCAAGACCTGAGCTCTACCCTTTGCATCCTTGTTAGAGGGGTGGGCAAGTCAGTGCTAGTGGGGAACATCAACATCTGGAGTTGCCGCTTGGAAACTGTTCTCAGCTGGCAACAGCAGCTACAGAATCTTCAGATGACTAAG GTGAATACCGGCCTCACGCTCAGTGACCTGCCCTTGCACATGCTGAACAACATCCTTTACCGCTTCTCAGATGGCTGGGATATTGTTACCCTGGGCCAGGTGACACCCACACTGTCCATTCTCAGTGAGGACAGGCGGCTGTGGAAAAAGCTGTGTCAGTACCACTTTGCTGAGAAGCAG ttttgtAGACATTTGATCCTTTCAGAAAAAGGTCATATTGAATGGAAGTTGATGTATTTTACACTTCAGAAATATTACCCAACTAAAGAACAGTACGGAGACACTTTACATTTCTGTCGGCACTGCAGCATTCTCTTCTGGAAg GACTCAGGACACCCCTGCACTGCAGCCGACCCTGACAGCTGCTTCATGCCTGTGTCCCCACAGCACTTCATTGACCTCTTCAAGTTTTAA
- the Fbxo25 gene encoding F-box only protein 25 isoform X1, which produces MPFLGQDWRSPGWSWIKTEDGWKRCDSCNQELRSENNQCTVNHSIILNSGEEEIFSNKECEYASKKRKKDHFGNDTTAQSFYREKWIYVHKESTKERHGYCTLGEAFNRLDFSSAIQDIRRFTYVVKLLQLIAKSQLTSLSGVAQKNYFNILDKIVQKVLDDHQNPRLIKDLLQDLSSTLCILVRGVGKSVLVGNINIWSCRLETVLSWQQQLQNLQMTKQVNTGLTLSDLPLHMLNNILYRFSDGWDIVTLGQVTPTLSILSEDRRLWKKLCQYHFAEKQFCRHLILSEKGHIEWKLMYFTLQKYYPTKEQYGDTLHFCRHCSILFWKDYHLAWLFKDSGHPCTAADPDSCFMPVSPQHFIDLFKF; this is translated from the exons ATGCCATTTCTGGGTCAGGACTGGAGATCCCCTGGATGGAGCTGGATTAAAACTGAGGATGGCTGGAAAAGGTGTGACTCCTGTAATCAGGAGCTCAGAAGTGAGAACAACCAGTGTACCGTCAACCATAGCAT tATATTAAATAGTGGAGAAGAAGAAATATTCAGTAATAAAGAATGTGAATATGcatccaaaaagagaaaaaaggaccATTTTGGAAATGATACTACTGCTCAAA GTTTTTATCGTGAAAAGTGGATTTATGTCCATAAAGAAAGCACAAAAGAA AGGCACGGCTACTGCACCCTGGGAGAAGCCTTCAACCGGCTCGACTTTTCAAGTGCCATTCAAGATATCCGAAGGTTCACGTACGTGGTCAAA CTGTTGCAGCTAATTGCAAAATCCCAGTTAACTTCACTGAGTGGTGTAGCACAGAAGAATTACTTCAACATTTTGGATAAAATCGTTCAGAAGG ttctTGATGACCACCAGAATCCTCGCCTCATCAAAGACCTTCTCCAAGACCTGAGCTCTACCCTTTGCATCCTTGTTAGAGGGGTGGGCAAGTCAGTGCTAGTGGGGAACATCAACATCTGGAGTTGCCGCTTGGAAACTGTTCTCAGCTGGCAACAGCAGCTACAGAATCTTCAGATGACTAAG CAGGTGAATACCGGCCTCACGCTCAGTGACCTGCCCTTGCACATGCTGAACAACATCCTTTACCGCTTCTCAGATGGCTGGGATATTGTTACCCTGGGCCAGGTGACACCCACACTGTCCATTCTCAGTGAGGACAGGCGGCTGTGGAAAAAGCTGTGTCAGTACCACTTTGCTGAGAAGCAG ttttgtAGACATTTGATCCTTTCAGAAAAAGGTCATATTGAATGGAAGTTGATGTATTTTACACTTCAGAAATATTACCCAACTAAAGAACAGTACGGAGACACTTTACATTTCTGTCGGCACTGCAGCATTCTCTTCTGGAAg GACTACCATCTTGCTTGGTTGTTTAAG GACTCAGGACACCCCTGCACTGCAGCCGACCCTGACAGCTGCTTCATGCCTGTGTCCCCACAGCACTTCATTGACCTCTTCAAGTTTTAA
- the Fbxo25 gene encoding F-box only protein 25 isoform X2, whose translation MPFLGQDWRSPGWSWIKTEDGWKRCDSCNQELRSENNQCTVNHSIILNSGEEEIFSNKECEYASKKRKKDHFGNDTTAQSFYREKWIYVHKESTKERHGYCTLGEAFNRLDFSSAIQDIRRFTYVVKLLQLIAKSQLTSLSGVAQKNYFNILDKIVQKVLDDHQNPRLIKDLLQDLSSTLCILVRGVGKSVLVGNINIWSCRLETVLSWQQQLQNLQMTKVNTGLTLSDLPLHMLNNILYRFSDGWDIVTLGQVTPTLSILSEDRRLWKKLCQYHFAEKQFCRHLILSEKGHIEWKLMYFTLQKYYPTKEQYGDTLHFCRHCSILFWKDYHLAWLFKDSGHPCTAADPDSCFMPVSPQHFIDLFKF comes from the exons ATGCCATTTCTGGGTCAGGACTGGAGATCCCCTGGATGGAGCTGGATTAAAACTGAGGATGGCTGGAAAAGGTGTGACTCCTGTAATCAGGAGCTCAGAAGTGAGAACAACCAGTGTACCGTCAACCATAGCAT tATATTAAATAGTGGAGAAGAAGAAATATTCAGTAATAAAGAATGTGAATATGcatccaaaaagagaaaaaaggaccATTTTGGAAATGATACTACTGCTCAAA GTTTTTATCGTGAAAAGTGGATTTATGTCCATAAAGAAAGCACAAAAGAA AGGCACGGCTACTGCACCCTGGGAGAAGCCTTCAACCGGCTCGACTTTTCAAGTGCCATTCAAGATATCCGAAGGTTCACGTACGTGGTCAAA CTGTTGCAGCTAATTGCAAAATCCCAGTTAACTTCACTGAGTGGTGTAGCACAGAAGAATTACTTCAACATTTTGGATAAAATCGTTCAGAAGG ttctTGATGACCACCAGAATCCTCGCCTCATCAAAGACCTTCTCCAAGACCTGAGCTCTACCCTTTGCATCCTTGTTAGAGGGGTGGGCAAGTCAGTGCTAGTGGGGAACATCAACATCTGGAGTTGCCGCTTGGAAACTGTTCTCAGCTGGCAACAGCAGCTACAGAATCTTCAGATGACTAAG GTGAATACCGGCCTCACGCTCAGTGACCTGCCCTTGCACATGCTGAACAACATCCTTTACCGCTTCTCAGATGGCTGGGATATTGTTACCCTGGGCCAGGTGACACCCACACTGTCCATTCTCAGTGAGGACAGGCGGCTGTGGAAAAAGCTGTGTCAGTACCACTTTGCTGAGAAGCAG ttttgtAGACATTTGATCCTTTCAGAAAAAGGTCATATTGAATGGAAGTTGATGTATTTTACACTTCAGAAATATTACCCAACTAAAGAACAGTACGGAGACACTTTACATTTCTGTCGGCACTGCAGCATTCTCTTCTGGAAg GACTACCATCTTGCTTGGTTGTTTAAG GACTCAGGACACCCCTGCACTGCAGCCGACCCTGACAGCTGCTTCATGCCTGTGTCCCCACAGCACTTCATTGACCTCTTCAAGTTTTAA
- the Fbxo25 gene encoding F-box only protein 25 isoform X3, whose amino-acid sequence MPFLGQDWRSPGWSWIKTEDGWKRCDSCNQELRSENNQCTVNHSIILNSGEEEIFSNKECEYASKKRKKDHFGNDTTAQSFYREKWIYVHKESTKERHGYCTLGEAFNRLDFSSAIQDIRRFTYVVKLLQLIAKSQLTSLSGVAQKNYFNILDKIVQKVLDDHQNPRLIKDLLQDLSSTLCILVRGVGKSVLVGNINIWSCRLETVLSWQQQLQNLQMTKQVNTGLTLSDLPLHMLNNILYRFSDGWDIVTLGQVTPTLSILSEDRRLWKKLCQYHFAEKQFCRHLILSEKGHIEWKLMYFTLQKYYPTKEQYGDTLHFCRHCSILFWKDSGHPCTAADPDSCFMPVSPQHFIDLFKF is encoded by the exons ATGCCATTTCTGGGTCAGGACTGGAGATCCCCTGGATGGAGCTGGATTAAAACTGAGGATGGCTGGAAAAGGTGTGACTCCTGTAATCAGGAGCTCAGAAGTGAGAACAACCAGTGTACCGTCAACCATAGCAT tATATTAAATAGTGGAGAAGAAGAAATATTCAGTAATAAAGAATGTGAATATGcatccaaaaagagaaaaaaggaccATTTTGGAAATGATACTACTGCTCAAA GTTTTTATCGTGAAAAGTGGATTTATGTCCATAAAGAAAGCACAAAAGAA AGGCACGGCTACTGCACCCTGGGAGAAGCCTTCAACCGGCTCGACTTTTCAAGTGCCATTCAAGATATCCGAAGGTTCACGTACGTGGTCAAA CTGTTGCAGCTAATTGCAAAATCCCAGTTAACTTCACTGAGTGGTGTAGCACAGAAGAATTACTTCAACATTTTGGATAAAATCGTTCAGAAGG ttctTGATGACCACCAGAATCCTCGCCTCATCAAAGACCTTCTCCAAGACCTGAGCTCTACCCTTTGCATCCTTGTTAGAGGGGTGGGCAAGTCAGTGCTAGTGGGGAACATCAACATCTGGAGTTGCCGCTTGGAAACTGTTCTCAGCTGGCAACAGCAGCTACAGAATCTTCAGATGACTAAG CAGGTGAATACCGGCCTCACGCTCAGTGACCTGCCCTTGCACATGCTGAACAACATCCTTTACCGCTTCTCAGATGGCTGGGATATTGTTACCCTGGGCCAGGTGACACCCACACTGTCCATTCTCAGTGAGGACAGGCGGCTGTGGAAAAAGCTGTGTCAGTACCACTTTGCTGAGAAGCAG ttttgtAGACATTTGATCCTTTCAGAAAAAGGTCATATTGAATGGAAGTTGATGTATTTTACACTTCAGAAATATTACCCAACTAAAGAACAGTACGGAGACACTTTACATTTCTGTCGGCACTGCAGCATTCTCTTCTGGAAg GACTCAGGACACCCCTGCACTGCAGCCGACCCTGACAGCTGCTTCATGCCTGTGTCCCCACAGCACTTCATTGACCTCTTCAAGTTTTAA